In Calothrix sp. PCC 7507, one DNA window encodes the following:
- a CDS encoding recombinase family protein has translation MAYVPLREAVKKLGLHPNTLRKYADNGKIQSIKNEAGQRLFDVESYFRGAVRTSLICYCRVSSTKQRDDLGRQIAYMQSLYPDAEIRRSLRR, from the coding sequence ATGGCTTACGTACCACTACGAGAGGCAGTTAAAAAACTCGGACTGCACCCAAACACACTAAGGAAGTATGCAGACAATGGGAAAATCCAAAGCATCAAAAACGAAGCAGGGCAAAGACTCTTTGATGTCGAGTCCTATTTTCGCGGTGCAGTTAGAACTTCCCTTATTTGCTACTGCCGAGTCAGTTCAACCAAACAGCGAGACGACCTTGGTAGACAAATTGCTTATATGCAGTCACTCTACCCAGATGCCGAAATCAGACGCTCCTTACGTCGCTAA
- a CDS encoding DUF3370 domain-containing protein, whose protein sequence is MSPNQPPNQIITLLWLFLLGLAISQSLGYANFNSIAYQNSSTVVAQNSPKLGPQEIIQAGEVRALPGKLDTVPVFNSNSPEWIKTEEILLSTFPPSGKKIPAAHLNFPFQGRFDLFAHHYTHTPKDLQTLYLGVIVSNPGKKPVTVDVLQAASYLMQDAPFVTLAPYIDNNDGKAYSGPGDRAVSDVLRGIRQADFPAKLVIPPGQSRLLLNHPIPVKNLEKPVNGRSSFMRLRSSDRVYAASLAMFAKKNADGSERSPTLTEWQALLNDGTFAGPRDKTPTPPDAVSGKLIYGRVAGVSQGSQWKAKLVDNAQAKTLTIPQPGQAISYALDTLKGGRLGSGQIQTAKMLVRYPDTAYEAHGNYGVEYNLSLPLSNNTKQPQKVTVTLETPLKEDKLSQGSLRFRQPSLDFPFFRGTVRLRYIDDQGKNKTRYVHLWHRTGQVLEPLLQVVLPPSTQQTVQVDLIYPPDSTPPQVLTVRTL, encoded by the coding sequence ATGTCGCCTAATCAGCCACCAAATCAAATAATTACACTTCTATGGTTATTTTTATTAGGACTTGCCATTTCTCAAAGTCTGGGATACGCAAATTTTAACTCAATTGCCTATCAAAATTCTTCCACAGTCGTTGCTCAAAATTCTCCCAAGCTAGGGCCACAAGAAATCATCCAAGCCGGGGAAGTTAGGGCTTTACCTGGCAAATTAGATACAGTACCTGTGTTTAATAGCAACAGTCCAGAATGGATTAAAACTGAGGAGATTTTACTTTCTACCTTTCCACCTAGTGGGAAAAAAATCCCAGCGGCGCACCTAAATTTTCCTTTTCAGGGGCGTTTTGACTTATTTGCCCATCACTACACCCATACTCCCAAGGATTTGCAGACACTATACTTGGGCGTGATTGTGTCTAACCCTGGTAAAAAACCAGTCACGGTAGATGTTTTACAGGCGGCGAGTTATTTAATGCAGGATGCGCCTTTTGTGACATTAGCGCCATACATTGATAATAATGATGGTAAGGCTTATTCGGGGCCAGGCGATCGCGCTGTGAGTGATGTCCTCAGAGGAATTCGCCAAGCTGATTTTCCGGCAAAATTGGTAATTCCCCCAGGACAAAGCCGATTGTTGTTAAATCATCCCATTCCTGTCAAAAATCTGGAAAAGCCTGTTAATGGGCGTTCTAGCTTTATGCGGCTGCGTAGTAGCGATCGCGTTTATGCAGCTAGTTTAGCAATGTTTGCTAAAAAAAATGCTGATGGTAGCGAGCGATCGCCTACTCTCACAGAATGGCAAGCTTTACTAAATGATGGCACTTTTGCAGGGCCAAGAGATAAAACCCCTACCCCTCCAGACGCTGTTAGCGGGAAGCTGATTTATGGGCGTGTAGCAGGTGTATCTCAAGGTTCCCAGTGGAAAGCGAAACTTGTGGATAATGCCCAAGCTAAAACTCTCACAATTCCCCAACCTGGTCAAGCAATTTCTTATGCTTTAGACACCCTCAAGGGTGGGCGATTGGGTAGTGGACAAATTCAAACAGCAAAGATGCTAGTACGTTATCCAGATACCGCCTATGAAGCGCACGGTAATTATGGAGTGGAATATAATCTCAGCTTGCCTTTAAGCAACAATACCAAGCAACCCCAGAAAGTAACTGTCACCCTAGAAACACCTTTAAAGGAAGACAAATTATCCCAAGGTAGTCTACGCTTCCGCCAACCATCGCTCGATTTTCCTTTTTTCCGTGGTACGGTACGCCTACGCTATATCGATGATCAAGGAAAAAACAAGACGCGCTATGTGCATTTATGGCACAGAACCGGTCAGGTTTTAGAGCCATTATTGCAAGTTGTGCTACCACCATCAACTCAGCAAACGGTGCAAGTGGATTTAATTTATCCACCAGATTCCACACCACCCCAAGTGCTGACTGTAAGAACGCTTTGA
- a CDS encoding DUF4090 family protein yields the protein MTAETNQATTGADAIDEAIASGIDFDGSPIPSAKLELYTKVMALEANRQRSGVSNTMRSRIVRIGAKHIPQGELDQLLVGAGFAPLKEKEIAFFYGGK from the coding sequence ATGACTGCGGAAACTAATCAAGCAACCACAGGTGCTGATGCTATTGATGAAGCGATCGCTTCTGGAATCGATTTTGACGGTTCCCCTATTCCATCCGCCAAGCTAGAACTCTATACCAAAGTCATGGCGCTAGAAGCGAATAGACAGCGTAGCGGCGTATCAAATACTATGCGATCGCGCATTGTCCGGATTGGTGCAAAACATATTCCCCAAGGAGAACTCGATCAATTGCTCGTAGGTGCTGGATTTGCTCCTTTGAAAGAGAAAGAAATTGCTTTTTTCTACGGCGGTAAGTAG
- a CDS encoding recombinase family protein, which yields MDRLMQGDKLTLIIACRDRLARFGFELIQYMVEQNGGQIVVLDNTVHCPESELTSDLLSILHVFSCRMHGRGKYSKKIKEDPDLPHGNTETDS from the coding sequence TTGGACAGACTTATGCAAGGAGATAAGCTCACGCTTATTATTGCCTGTCGTGACCGACTCGCAAGGTTTGGATTTGAGCTTATTCAGTACATGGTCGAGCAAAACGGTGGACAAATCGTGGTTCTCGACAACACTGTACACTGCCCCGAATCAGAGCTTACCTCGGATCTTCTCTCCATCCTCCACGTCTTCTCTTGTCGGATGCACGGCAGGGGAAAGTACAGTAAAAAAATCAAAGAAGATCCGGATCTTCCTCACGGCAATACAGAGACAGACTCTTAA
- a CDS encoding transposase, whose translation MFSPSSTSSLVGCTAGESTVKKSKKIRIFLTAIQRQTLKQWFGVSRFVYNTTVKLLQDSSIKANWKAIKTDILNGLPEWSKSVPYQIKSIAIKDACKSVSSAKKKFKNGGGISKVRFRSRKDPVQSCYIPKSAVKDLGIYHTILGEATFKEALPQSFGDCRLVFAYRDYYLTVPENVPRQKSDNQGRVVALDPGIRTFITFFSESSFGEIGASANLQVQKLCFRLDKLISKLTKAKCKQKKRMKLAASSLRGKIKNLVDELHKKTARFLVDNFDIILLPTFETSQMSKKAKRRIRSKSVRQMLTLSHYRFKQFLKHKVFETGKVVMDVNEAYTSKTVSWTGEIIHKLGGAKFVKSPSDGRVMPRDLNGARGIFLRALVDTPSLKECIC comes from the coding sequence ATCTTCTCTCCATCCTCCACGTCTTCTCTTGTCGGATGCACGGCAGGGGAAAGTACAGTAAAAAAATCAAAGAAGATCCGGATCTTCCTCACGGCAATACAGAGACAGACTCTTAAGCAGTGGTTCGGTGTATCTAGATTTGTCTACAACACTACCGTCAAGTTACTGCAAGATTCTAGCATCAAGGCTAACTGGAAAGCGATTAAAACCGACATATTAAATGGATTACCAGAGTGGAGTAAATCAGTCCCTTATCAGATTAAGTCAATCGCTATCAAAGATGCCTGTAAATCTGTCAGCAGCGCCAAGAAAAAATTTAAAAATGGTGGTGGCATTAGCAAGGTTAGATTTAGGTCAAGAAAAGACCCTGTACAATCTTGCTACATCCCCAAGTCTGCGGTAAAAGACTTAGGAATTTACCACACTATATTAGGTGAGGCAACATTCAAAGAAGCCTTGCCACAAAGCTTTGGTGACTGTCGTTTAGTATTTGCTTATCGTGACTACTATCTGACGGTTCCAGAGAATGTGCCACGACAAAAGTCTGATAACCAAGGACGTGTTGTGGCACTCGACCCCGGTATCAGGACGTTTATCACATTCTTTTCTGAGTCTAGTTTTGGCGAAATTGGGGCATCTGCTAACTTGCAAGTTCAGAAGCTATGTTTCCGTTTAGATAAGTTGATTTCTAAGCTAACCAAAGCTAAATGCAAACAGAAAAAAAGAATGAAACTTGCAGCAAGTTCACTGCGAGGTAAAATCAAAAACCTTGTAGACGAACTGCACAAGAAAACTGCTCGGTTTTTGGTTGATAACTTTGACATTATTTTACTACCAACTTTTGAAACATCCCAGATGTCCAAAAAGGCAAAACGACGAATTAGGTCAAAGTCAGTACGCCAGATGTTAACACTTTCTCACTACCGGTTTAAGCAGTTTCTTAAACACAAAGTTTTTGAAACTGGCAAGGTAGTAATGGATGTCAACGAGGCATATACATCAAAAACAGTCAGTTGGACTGGCGAAATAATCCACAAACTTGGTGGTGCTAAATTCGTCAAGTCTCCATCTGACGGGCGGGTGATGCCGAGGGATCTCAATGGTGCGCGAGGGATTTTCCTTCGTGCATTGGTTGATACGCCCTCTCTTAAAGAGTGTATTTGTTAA